In Meleagris gallopavo isolate NT-WF06-2002-E0010 breed Aviagen turkey brand Nicholas breeding stock chromosome 5, Turkey_5.1, whole genome shotgun sequence, a single window of DNA contains:
- the LOC100550282 gene encoding L-lactate dehydrogenase A chain-like yields the protein MSLKDHLIHNVHKEEHPHAHNKISVVGVGAVGMACAISILMKDLADELTLVDVVEDKLKGEMLDLQHGSLFLRTPKITSGKDYSVTAHSKLVIVTAGARQQEGESRLNLVQRNVNIFKFIIPNVVKYSPHCKLLIVSNPVDILTYVAWKISGFPKHRVIGSGCNLDSARFRHLMGERLGIHPLSCHGWIVGEHGDSSGKGKMWLLHSFFSYFF from the exons ATGTCTCTCAAGGATCATCTCATCCACAATGTCCACAAAGAGGAGCATCCTCATGCCCACAATAAGATCAGCGTGGTTGGTGTGGGTGCAGTTGGAATGGCTTGTGCCATCAGCATCCTGATGAAG GACTTGGCAGATGAACTTACCCTTGTTGATGTTGTGGAAGACAAGCTGAAAGGAGAAATGCTTGATCTCCAGCATGGCAGCCTCTTTCTCAGAACACCAAAGATTACATCTGGCAAAG attacAGCGTGACTGCACACTCCAAGCTGGTCATTGTCACTGCTGGTGCCCGTCAGCAAGAAGGAGAGAGCCGTCTTAACTTGGTCCAACGCAACGTCAATATCTTCAAATTCATCATTCCCAACGTTGTGAAATACAGTCCTCATTGCAAGCTGCTGATTGTCTCAAACCCAG TGGATATTTTGACCTATGTGGCCTGGAAGATCAGTGGCTTTCCTAAACACCGTGTTATTGGTAGTGGCTGCAACCTGGACTCAGCCCGTTTCCGTCACCTCATGGGAGAAAGGCTGGGCATCCATCCTCTGAGCTGCCACGGGTGGATTGTTGGAGAGCATGGAGACTCCAGTGGTAAGGGCAAAATGTGGCTGTTACACAGCttcttctcatattttttt